One Pelodiscus sinensis isolate JC-2024 chromosome 24, ASM4963464v1, whole genome shotgun sequence DNA segment encodes these proteins:
- the LOC142819572 gene encoding chemerin-like receptor 1 codes for MEANASALWPTGPGPAPTSAPPDPSSVVDLVKVISNAVILGGGSLGNGLVIWLTARRAARSVNCVWFLNLAVADFLFSVSRAVPLARHALYHGHWPFSTFLCRANSFAKYLNMFCSVFLLAAISLDRLAAVAFPVWSKNRRGPRLAWAAAAAAWGAATVASLPFYLYRSLAGSKCSMTAKGATKVILYLLRLLCGFLAPFAIIASCYGALAVVLRRRQVNLHSRKPLKVMVAIVVTFFLCWAPYHLFLLLKLANVKGRAMAVGLPLTSTLAYLNSCANPVLYFFMGLDFRRVLGRTTLTRAFRRALLDDMASSARAHGRKQGATSSADGMAQSSEVPDLA; via the coding sequence ATGGAGGCCAACGCCTCGGCTCTCTGGCCgaccggccccggccctgcccccacctcggCCCCGCCGGATCCCAGCTCCGTCGTGGACCTCGTCAAGGTCATCTCCAACGCCGTGATCCTGGGGGGCGGCTCGCTGGGCAACGGGCTGGTGATCTGGCTCACGGCCCGCCGGGCGGCCCGCTCCGTCAACTGCGTCTGGTTCCTCAACCTGGCGGTGGCCGATTTCCTCTTCTCGGTCAGCCGGGCCGTGCCCCTGGCGAGACACGCCCTCTACCACGGCCACTGGCCCTTCAGCACCTTCCTGTGCCGGGCCAACAGCTTCGCCAAGTACCTCAACATGTTCTGCAGCGTCTTCCTCTTGGCGGCCATCAGCCTGGACCGCCTGGCGGCCGTGGCCTTCCCCGTGTGGTCCAAGAACCGCCGGGGGCCCCGCCTGGCCTGGGCAGCCGCTGCTGCGGCATGGGGGGCAGCCACGGTGGCCAGCCTGCCCTTCTACCTCTACCGCAGTCTGGCCGGCTCCAAGTGCTCCATGACGGCCAAGGGGGCGACCAAGGTGATTCTCTATCTCCTCCGGCTGCTTTGTGGTTTCCTGGCCCCCTTCGCCATCATCGCGAGCTGTTACGGGGCCCTGGCGGTGGTGCTGAGGCGGCGTCAGGTCAACCTCCACTCCAGGAAGCCCCTCAAGGTCATGGTGGCCATTGTGGTGACCTTCTTCCTCTGCTGGGCCCCCtaccacctcttcctcctcctcaaacTGGCCAACGTCAAGGGCCGGGCCATGGCGGTAGGGCTGCCGCTCACCTCCACCCTGGCCTATCTCAACAGCTGCGCCAACCCCGTCCTCTACTTCTTCATGGGGCTGGACTTCCGCCGGGTGCTGGGCCGCACCACGCTGACCAGGGCCTTCCGCCGGGCCCTGCTGGATGACATGGCCTCCTCGGCCAGGGCCCACGGCCGCAAGCAGGGGGCAACCTCCTCTGCGGACGGGATGGCCCAGAGCTCAGAGGTCCCTGACCTGGCTTGA